A stretch of DNA from Mycolicibacterium celeriflavum:
CTGCGAGTCGTCGGAGCTCTCCGAGCCGCCGTCCTCGCCTTCGTCGCCGATGACCGCCAACTCACCGCCCACCTCAACGGTGTCGTCCTCCTGGGCGATGATCTTCTTCAGCACACCGGAAGCGGGCGCGGGAATCTCGGTGTCGACCTTGTCGGTGGAGACTTCCAGCAGCGGCTCGTCTTGTTCGACCGTATCGCCCTCTTGCTTGAGCCACCGGGTGACAGTCCCCTCGGTGACGCTCTCGCCGAGTGCAGGCATCTGGACGGAGATGGCCATGTGATTGACTCCCTCGCTCCCTTGAACGGTCGGTCAGTCGTGCTGGGTCGATGTCTTCGCAACCCATCCTGTCACGTCCGGTTGCGCAGTTCGCCGCAGACCGGCTGACCCGTGGCTCTGGCACTATCGAGACAGGTGACCGAAGGGAGCACGGACGGGAGTGGGAGTTCTCGACAGATTTCGCCGCGGTAAGCGCGCAGGCAAGGGGACGCGTGACGACCCCGCCGCGGATCTGAACTACCTGCGCCAGTGGGTCGCCGGACACACCGGCGTGGAAGCCTTCATTGAACCGAAGACCACGGTCACCGACGTCACCGTCGTGCTGGTGGCCGCTGACGGCGAGTGGACCCGGCGCCGGGCCGGGGGAGACGCCGGCGCCCGTCGACTGTCCGAACGGCTCAAGATCCCTGTCTACGACGTGCAGAAGGTCGGCTACCCGCAACGGATGCGCGACTACGACGAACGTCGCCGCATCGAACGCCGTCGCGCGCAACGCCGGGAGCTCGACGAGCGCTGATACGGTACCGACGGTTCCGCCAA
This window harbors:
- a CDS encoding oxidoreductase, yielding MGVLDRFRRGKRAGKGTRDDPAADLNYLRQWVAGHTGVEAFIEPKTTVTDVTVVLVAADGEWTRRRAGGDAGARRLSERLKIPVYDVQKVGYPQRMRDYDERRRIERRRAQRRELDER